Proteins encoded by one window of Babylonia areolata isolate BAREFJ2019XMU chromosome 8, ASM4173473v1, whole genome shotgun sequence:
- the LOC143284467 gene encoding uncharacterized protein LOC143284467, protein MSTKMTTLPRITPSATPTPRSISAGGGKYGPYPPPDLSSTWDHMKIPQRVNPIAPPPPKKRINSSWETVDQHWHNDKRRIIMQQREHTRYHSAWSKAFYGSPADQEAYRRHFRDVLKQQMADQDAQKKQTLKDKVKESEAAVQYDNQCRSQDLNNFVSKFNYLKQFRDDNKNFMENQWQQRRQDRQLENRYDREVLRYNPINWSGTLK, encoded by the exons ATGTCCACCAAAATGACCACCCTGCCCCGCATCAcgccctccgccacccccacccctcgctccATCTCAGCAGGGGGAGGCAAGTACGGACCCTACCCCCCTCCAGACCTGTCCTCGACGTGGGACCACATGAAGATCCCGCAGAGGGTAAACCCCATCGCTCCACCCCCGCCCAAGAAACGCATCAACAGCAGCTGGGAGACGGTGGACCAGCACTGGCACAACGACAAGCGCAGGATTATCATGCAGCAGCGCGAACACACCAGATACCACTCTGCCTGGTCCAAGGCCTTCTACGGCTCTCCTGCTGATCAGGAAGCCTACAG ACGCCACTTCAGAGACGTGTTAAAACAACAGATGGCTGACCAGGACGCCCAGAAGAAGCAAACACTGAAGGACAAAGTGAAGGAGAGCGAGGCAGCAGTGCAGTACGACAATCAGTGCAGGTCCCAGGATCTCAACAACTTCGTCTCAAAGTTCAACTACCTGAAGCAGTTCCGCGACGACAACAAAAAT ttcatGGAGAACCAGTGGCAACAGAGGCGACAGGATCGGCAGCTGGAGAACAGGTACGACAGAGAGGTACTGCGCTACAACCCCATCAACTGGAGCGGAACGCTGAAGTAA